TACCATATTCAGTCAATCCGTGACGGTTCATTTTATGATTATCTTGATTTCCAATATGAGCAAAAAAATCATTTTCTAAATGCTTAACATAATCAGGGTTGAATAAACAATGTATATTTATTAATCGTGCTCTATCAGTAGAAGGTAGCATTCTTAATTCTACATTTGGAAATAAAAAAATACTTTTAATAAATGTTATTTCATCTTCTGAAAATAGTTTTGATTCATCAACATTTAATTTATTTTCAATATCATTAACATAGCTTACTGCTTCTAAGTATTTTTCAATTGAGAAATAGTCAGTAATTCCAATTGCATTTATTTTATGTTCGTAAGCTTTTTTAAAAAAGTCATAAAAAAAAGCATTAATAGACTCTGATTTAAACAGGTCATTTTTATTTGTTCCCTTAGTATGAACGTGAAAGTTCCATTTATTCCATTCAGAGCCTTTATTTATCATTTTTTTCTTTTTTATAGCAGGTTTTTACCGTTATGGCTAACGGTCTAGTGTATGAAATGTAACGTACAAAAAGACACGACATTTAGAGTTTAGCACTGAGCCAAATTTTTATATTTTGATTTAACTTTTCAGTTTTAAAGCCAAATTAAAAATTTGGCGGTCTTTTTAATAAGCACAATTCTTTCGCTTTAACACTTACTAGCTATGTTTTATACAACGTGTTGTAGGTAGTTTTTATTCATTTATATATCTTAAGAAAACTTTTCCTTTGTCTGTGAATTTATAAAGTGCAGAATTTGACTTGTCAATTAAATCATATGACTCAAGTAAAGACAGAACTTTGCTTATTTCATTAGAGTCTTTCATCCTATAATTCGACTGAATACAAGAAATAATATACTTTACAGATTCCAATTCCGACTTATTGCTTTTGAATCTTACGGAGAGCTTAATTAGTTCTTCTTTGTCATTATTTTCATTATCGGAATTTATGGTACTTTCAGATTGTTCCATTAATTCCTTAAGTCTTTCTATCTCTAAATTTTTATCCTGAACCAAATTTGAAAACTTCTCTTCTTGTTTTAAAATTTGTTCTCTCAATTCAATGGATTGTTCAACTGTAAGAAGTTGTTTTTTCTCAACTAAGTTTTTTTGTTTTAACCTCCAATTACTAAAATTGATTGATAACCAATATGCTCCGTTAGAGAAAAAAGGAACAATAGTTAATAATGCCAATGAAGAAAGAATAGGATAAGTTATAAGACTATTAAAGTCACAATAATTTACGACAATGTATTCAACTTTAGTTAATGATATTTTGCTTTCAGAAACAAAGAATGTCAAGTACACTATTTTCCAATTCCAAATGACCCAAGAGAATATCAAAGTGCCAAATAGTGGGCTTGTTGTTCGTTCGTGTAAAATAGCACTAATTGATTTTTTAATTTCGTCCATCATTTTTTTGATTACCTATAACTAAGATATATTGAACATATGTTCATTAAAGCTATTATAAATTAACAATACTAAAATTAGCTTCAACATCAATAATAGCTGCCTAAATCTAAGCTGTCTATCATATCAATCCTTAGTTATCGATATACTATTTACTTAATAATGCATCTGTAAGTATCATCATCGTATAAAATTACAGGACCTCTAATTTTCCTAGTCTTGTTTCCTGGTCATGTTTTAAAATAATCATTAAAACATACCGTAAACTATGTAAATTTTTGTGGGGGGAGTATTACGTTGCTAATATAAAACATAATACTATTTAAAACCTTGCGGAAATCCGCAGAATTGAAAAAAAAGAGATAAATAGTTAAATGTAGTGGAGTGGTAAAGGGCTTTTTATGCGCTGCAAGTGTTGAGGTTAAAGGGGAGAGGCTTTATTTATTAGCATCATTTTTTTGCCTGTTCAATATTTCGAGGATATCCATCAAATAAGATTCCTTTTTCAGACTTGTTATTGAGATAGAATTTTTTGACTATTTGGGCGACTAAGTCATCAGGAGCCAATAATCCTTTACTGCTATATTCAGATGCCTTAATTCCCAATTCTGATTTTTGAGTTTTTTCCTGTCTTAACACATCTCCTGTAGAGAGGTGGGTTACCCCAAAATCATTAATAATCTTTTTACTTTGTGTTCCTTTTCCAGCAAGGGGTGGTCCAAAAATTAGTATGTTCATAGTGTCTACTAAGCTGTTTATGTACCTTAAAAATAACCAATTACTTAACTAATTGAAAAATAATACCGCCTTAAAAGGCGGTTATAACGGTCATTATTTTATGAATTATGGAGTTGTGCAACGTATTACTCATAATATACATATGCACGCTCTAGAATATATTTAGGAAATAATCCTTGATCCAATTCTGTTTTTTTTATCCAATTATTTTTCTCGTCAAACACATATTTATAAACCCATTTACTACTTGGGTCTCCATTGGGTTTGAAGATGTTTTCTTCAATTTTATTTCCATAATTATCATAAACAAACGTATAATAACTCTTTAAGTCCTTACCTGTAGGGTCATAAGTGTTTATTCTAATGACATTCTCATTCTCATCGTATTCATATGTTTTTCTATTTACAACACCTTTTGGGTTATGAAGATATCGTTCAGTAGTTTCAGTTTTATTCCCTTTTTCATTGTAAGTAAAGAAACGTTCTAGTGTTAATTCATTGGATGAGTTATAAATTTCGTCTTTAATTTTATTTTGTTTTTCGTCATATTCATAAACCCATTTATATAGTAGACTGTTACTATAAATTGCGTAGCAGAACAGTTCAGTTTTTTCGTCTTTTTCATTATATTTTGGTATGAACTTGGTACCCGATTCATCAAATTCATAAACAAACTCTTCTGTGATTTTTCCTAATTTATCAAAGTTTTTTTCATTTTTTTTAAATTCTTTTTCTTGTTTTTTCTTTTCTAGAACTTCATATGAAAGTTCTGTATAGGATTGAACTTTATTATTTAAATTCTCTGTTGTCCAATCGTTATTTGCTTTTTTTTCTGAACAATTACTTAAGGAAAAAATTAAAATAATACCTATAAATAAATTTGTCAATCTATTTTTTTTTGTTTTAATATTAAATAGCATATTTTCTGTTTTTATGTTGCCTAATGTCTCGGCTCGTATGTTTGGTTCTTAGTTTGAAGATAACATTTTTTTATAAATAAAAGAGATTATAAAGGAGAGGGATTTAGCTAGATACAAGATTATAGATATCGTTGCATAGATTAACTACTCTTCTTAAGCTACTACTTTTATAAAAATAGTAGCTTGGATACTAACAAAAGCTAAAATAGGAGGGACAGAGAGTTCTCGGCTAGATACACTTTAGAGTGATATCGTTTCATAGAAATCCCTCCCTTCTATAATTTTCTTGGAATCTGAACAGTACCTAGGTCCTTTAGATAGAGATCGAATCAAGTGCGAGTAAAGATGATAAAGAGAATTATAGCTTAAAAAACCGAAGAAATGGAAAAGTATTTAAAACAGAGTTTGGGTATCGATGTTTCAAAATTGAACTTATCATTATCCCTAGGTTCCCTAAATGAAAAACTAGTTAAGGAATTCGAGTCTCATCCCGATGTGAAAAGGAAGCTCGATTATTTTATAAGTATCCCCGGTATATCCTTTTATATCAGCAGCAACGGTTGTAGGTGAGACTTTAGGTTTTGAATCAATAGTTAATGCTAAACAATTAACTAGCTATGCCGGTTATGATGTTGTATTGAGGAAATTGGGAAGCTTCAAGGGAAAGACAAGAATTAGTGAAAAGGGAAACAGTCATATAAGAGCTGTACTGCACATGCCCTCGATGACCTGTGTGCGTTGCAACCCAACATTAAAGCTATTCTATAATAGATTTGAAGCCAAATAAAGCAAAGCCCTTGGTGGCCCTTGTAGCAGTACAGCGAAAGTTATTAATATTAATGTAGAACTTATGGAAGAATGAAAAAAAATATGATGCAGAATTTGAAATAAAAAAGCAGCAAAAGCATGAAGCTCTTGCTGCGCGGGATAACAGTTTGATAAATCAACCTGTTTCCTAAATTATTAAAGAAAAAACTTTTTTTAACACAGTATCTATGCTTAGTGCGGAGGCAAGGAAACTTTTCGTTTCCGTCTACGCACGAAGCTAAAGCTTATTGTTTAGTTTTATTTTTTTCTTGTTCCAAAGCTAAATCCATAAGATTTAGCGACACTATAAATATACACAGCCTTTAAGTATAATACTTTATGCCCTATTTGCTATAGGCATTGTTAGGCAACGTTCTTATTTTCGAAGTGCTTGATTTCGTTCAGTTCTGATTCTTTTATTTCCTTCTCTGCCTCGATATCATAATCATCTTGAACTCCGAGCCAGAATTTTGCTGAATTTCCGAAATATTTACTCAATCTTTTTTTATACGTCTTAAGTTTGATTTTTATTTATGCATCTACAAAAATTACTTGACCCGTAATAAATCCATCAACCGAACGTTCAAAAGCTTTACCTACTAACTTTCCAGGAACTGGCTCAAAACCTGGCATCATTTCACCATAAACATCCCAAGCCTCTTCTAAAACAGTTGGGTTTATTGAGTTTACTCGGATTCCTCTTGGCATTTCAAAAGCAACACATTTAACAAATGTATCAATAGCGCCACTAGTAGTAGCATCAGCAATTGCAAAAGGTATAGGCTTAGTATTTAAAATTCCTGTTATTAAAGTAAATGACCCCTTATCTGCAATATATTCTTGACCAATACGTACAATGTTTATTTGTCCCATCATTTTACTTAAAATGGTACTCATCCATTGTTCTTCGGTCATTTTAGTAAAATTTGCATATTCACAAACACCAACAGTGTTTACAACAGCATCAAAATGACCAACATCTTCGTATAATTTCCTTAATGATGCTTCGCTTGTAATATCTACTTGAAAGTCATAGCTATCAGCAGAACGTCCAGCAGTTATAATTTTGTGTTTTCCTAGACCCGTAAGAGCCGCTTGTCCCATTTTTCCGTTTGCTCCAATTAAAATTATTGTTTTCATATAATATCTGTTTTTAAATTATATGCAAATTTATGAAGCACTAAAGGTTTATGAAGAGGACATTTGTCTAATACGTAATATTAGCCCTTATTCGACTTAGGTGACGTTGTGTAACGCCTAGGTAAGAAGCTATATAATGTAGTGGAATCTCTTTGATATATTCAGGTTGTGTTGTAATTAAATCTAAATAGCGTTGTTGAGCCTTATCTTTTTGATGATTAAATATCCATTTTTCTAATTCAACATATTCCTTTTCGGCAATAATTTTCAAAAAACGCAACCAATTACTATTTGATTTGGCTAAATTTTCTAACGTTGCTTTTGGTATTGAAATTATTTCAGCATCTGTCAGAGCTTGAATATTTTCTTCAGATTTTTTTTGTGAAATAAATGAAGAATAAGCCATTAATAATTTATTAGGAAAAGTGAAACAATATGTAATTTCATCGTCATTATTTGAATAATAATAGGAACGAAAAATTCCACTTTTAACAAAAGCTATAGAGTCGCAAATTTCATTATTATTAATATATAAATCGCCTTTTTTTAATAAAATAGTTTGAGATAACTTCAAGAAATCATTAATCTCTATGTCAGTAAATAAATTAAATAATTTTAAATATTCGTTCATTTCTTTCTTTGATGTTTGGTATGCTCAAATTACCGTCAACGTTTAAGTATAAGAATAGTTGCGGGTTTGTAAGCGAGGATTTTCCGAAGGGAAATCAGACGTTACAAACACGCAGCGACCTTTGATTAAGCACTAAATCGCATTTTTTTTTATACGGTGTGTGTGCCCAGTATGGTCATCTTTCTTTTACTGCAAAGTAAGAGATTAATTTAGAGGGTGCAAGTGCTTTATGCGCTAGATTGACATCTGGAAGCATTAGTAAGTCGCAAGGGTGGTAACCGCGAGGTTATATCAGAAGAAAGCGAGACTACAAACCTCGGTACTGACGAACAGAAACCGTATGCAGAGGCATAGATACTTGGGTAAGCAAGCACATCATTGTAACGCCCCAAGAATATGAAAAAGGGTATTAATTTAGATACGGCAGTTATTGAGGGAAACCTGCCGGCAGGCAGGGAAGATGCCATTACCTGGGGAGGTCTCTACAACTACGAGTGGTTATGTAGAGAAGTCAGCAGAAGTCGTAGTACTTATGAGAAACGAGTTGCAAATAGCAATTGCATAGGTCTCACGAGTAAGGAAGGACGGAACGTATTCCTTTTGGAAATTCGTATGGGAGCTTTATTAAGTAGCCTATATTTAAAGTACAAAATAGTTGTTGTCGGTGTAAAGAGCGACACAAAGATGGAATACGGCCATATACGAGACTCGTACGTACGGTGGTGTGAGAGGTTCACTCTCCTCAATTATGAGGAGAGCCGTCTACTTGATGTGTGCTGTGTAATCTATGATAAAGATGGAGGTAGGTCCTCCGATGAGGGTTTTTAGGAAAACTCATCAAACCACTTCTATGACACATCCAAGGCAACAAAGGTGTGTGAAGCGATAGAAGAAAAGGCTATTTAAAATAGTCAGGTAGGGATAGAAGAGATGAGCGAAAGCGAACCTTGCGAAGAAGTGACGAAAAGACCAGTCGTTGTCAAAACCTGATTTATATCGAGGAATCGGGGATAAGTGTAGAGGGCACCTAATTACTGACTATACGGCAACCGTCATAAAGCGGGCATGACTTTTATCCAGGCTTTATCGTGGAACCACAGGAAGCCTATGTGCTATGCCAAAAGGAAAACACAAGCAGGAAATACCTGTGAGTCGATTACTAACGAGCGCATAGGTTGCGGATGAAGTTGTAGTAGTGTTGAAACTCCTGTAATGGGAGCGGAGCGAAGGACTTCAGTTATACAGTTTAAATTTAAGGACAACTTAAAATTGTAAGGATGATTTTTAAAGAACAAACAAAGTCGATACCCATAACCAAGGAAATGGTGTGGGAGTCCTACAAGAAGGTAAAAAGTAACAGAGGAAGTGCCGGGATAGACCATCAAACCCTATCGGAATTCGATAGTGTACGTTCCAAGGAACTGTACAAGGTTTGGAATAGACTGGCATCAGGAAGTTATTTTGCACCTGCGGTAAAGCGGGTAAATATTCCAAAGGCAGGGGGCAAGACCCGACCTTTGGGTATTCCCACGGTAAGCGATAGGATAGCACAACAAGTGGTGAAGCAGTACCTTGAACCTAGGTTGGAATCCATATTTTCAGAAAACTCTTATGGATACCGTCCCAACAGGAGTGCACATTCGGCTATTGAAGTTGTACGTCGAAACGTACTACGATACAGCTGGGTGATAGATCTGGATATACAGGAATTCTTTGAGAATGTAGACCATGGTCTTCTGTTGAAAGCTTTGGAACGCCATGTTTCGGAGAAGTGGGTGTTGCTCTACATCAAACGGTGGCTGGAAGCTCCAGTAATACTAGAAGATGGAACGGTTAAAATATCCACGGGCAAAGGAACACCTCAAGGAGGGGTGATCAGCCCACTTTTGTCTAATCTATATATGCATTACTGTGTGGACAAATGGTTAGAGCAATACCATCCACAGGTAAAGATGGTGCGTTATGCAGATGACTTGATTGTACATTGTAGAAGTTATGAGGCAGCTGTCCATACACTTGAAGTTCTAAAAGAACGTCTGACAGAGTGCGGTCTGACCGCGCATCCTGAAAAGACTAAAATAGTGTACTGTAAGAAGGATGGCAGAGACCTCAAAGGGTATCCTGTACAATTCGATTTCTTAGGATTCAGCTTTCAACCGATAAGGTTCAGATTGAAAAAGGGAGGAAGCTTCCTTCAATTTGATTGTAAGATGAGCAGAAAATCTAAAGTTCGAATCACGGGAGAACTCCGTAAACTTGCTTTCCATAACAAAACTCAACGTGGGATACAGGATCTGGCAAATCTGCTGAACCCCAAGATCCGTGGTTGGGTTCGGTATTATGGAAAGATAAGTCGTAGGAGTCTGCAACCTCTTTTCTATTACCTACACAATCGTATGCTCGGATGGATATTGAACAAGTATAAACGCTTCAAAGGAAGCAAAATCAAAGCTGTAAAATGGCTTAGGTTTATTACAAAATCATATCCAAATCTGTTCTATCATTGGGAACTGGGGTACAAATTGGTCTAAATTTATTTAGACATTATCGACTGTATAACAAGAGCCGTATGAATCGAGAGGTTCACGTACGGTTCTGTGAGAGGTTTAGGGGTGAAACTCCTCTTTACCTACTCGACTGGCTGTTGTTTTTGAGTTTAATAATGTTTTTTGTCAAATCCATCCATATAAGAAATTTTCCAACTTCCAGATTCCTTAATCACAGTTAGTGGGTAACCTGTTTTATATTCATCTATCCAATCCCATTCAGTATCTTTTCCCCAATCCCAAGTTAAATTAACAGAGTCATTTTTTAAGTCAATCGTTTTAATTATCATCGTTTTCCAATATTCATCAGGGTGGTCTTGGCAATGACACCATTCATTTGCTCCAGTACCAAATGGGGGAAGATAGCCTTTGTACCATTCATAATCTCCATTCTTAACTTTATAATCTATGTTCTTTAAAATTTCTCTATAATTTGTAATGAAACCTTTTGAGAAATAATCGGTTTTTTCTAAATCATTTTTATTAGAATCAAATTCATTCCAGCCAATTCCTATATACTTAATTGCTTTTTCTCCTTCAGAGCTCCAGCTAACAACCGAATAATCATTGTCTTCAATTCCAATGTCAAAATAATTACGAATATTACTTTTATTCCATTTATAGACTTTTCTTATAAGGCTCTGTATGTCAACACTATCTTTTTTAGTAATGATTGTATTCTTAATAGATAATTGTTCATTTTTCAATTTTTCAGTTTGTGCTTCATTTTCTTTTTTCTTAGAAGAACAACTTATAAACAACAGTAAAATGATTGAGATTTTTAATAAGTTCATATTTTTTATAATAACAGCTAACGTTTGGGTATATGAAAAGTAGCGGCTTAAAATGCGATAATTTTCAGTTTATTACTAATCTTTATTAATATGCCAAAACTTCAATTTAGCACTGAACCCGATATTTTTTATATACCGTGTGTGTGCCCAGTATGGGCATCTTTACCTTATAGCAATATAAGGATTTATTTAGAGGGTGCAAGTCCCTTATGCGCTGGATTGATATCTGGAAGTATTAGTAAGTCGCAAGGGTGTTAACCGTGAGGTTATATCTGAAGAAAGCGAGACTACAAACCTCGGTACTGACGAACAGAAACCGTATGCAGAGGCATAGATACTTGGGTAAGCAAGCACATCATTGTAACGCCCCAAGAATATGAGAAAGGGTATTAATTTAGATACGGCAGTTATTGAGGGAAACCTGCCTGCCGGCAGGCAGGGAAGATGCCATTACCTGGGGAGGTCTCTACAACTACGAGTTGGTTATGTAGAGAAGTCAGCAGAAGTCATAGTACTTATGAGAAACGAGTTGCAAATAGCAATTGCATAGGTCTCACGAGTAAGGAAGGACGGAACGTATTCCTTTTGGAAATTCATATAGGAGCTTTATTAAGTAGCCTATATTTAAAGTACAAAATAGTTGTTGTCGGTGTAAAGAGCGATACAAAGATGACGAGACCCGTAAGTACGGTGGTGTGAGAGGCGCACTCTACTCAATTATGAGGAGAGCCGTCTAGTCGATGTGTGCTGTGTAAGCTATGATAAAGATGGAGGTAGGTCCTCCGATGAGGGTTTTTAGGAAAACTCATCAAACCACTTCTATGACACATCCAAGGCAACAAAGGTGTGTGAAGCGATAGAAGAAAAGGCTATTTAAAATAGTCAGGTAGGGATAGAAGAGATGAGCGAAAGCGAACCTTGCGAAGAAGTGACGAAAAGACCAGTCGTTGTCAAAACCTGATTTATATCGAGGAATCGGGGATAAGTGTAGAGGGCACCTAATTACTGACTATACGGCAACCGTCATAAAGCGGGCATGACTTTTATCTAGGCTTTATCGTGGAACCACAGGAAGCCTATGTGCTATGCCAAAAGGAAAACACAAGCAGGAAATACCTGTGAGTCGATTACTAATGAGCGCATAGGTTGCGGATGAAGTTGTAGTAGTGTTGAAACTCCTGTAATGGGAGCGGAGCGAAGGACTTCAGTTATACAGTTTAAATTTAAGGACAACTTAAAATTGTAAGGATGATTTTTAAAGAACAAACAAAGTCGATACCCATAACCAAGGAAATGATGTGGGAGTCCTACAAGAAGGTAAAAAGTAACAGAGGAAGTGCCGGGATAGACCATCAAACCCTATCGGAATTCGATAGTGTACGTTCCAAGGAACTGTACAAGGTTTGGAATAGACTGGCATCAGGAAGTTATTTTGCACCTGCGGTAAAGCGGGTAAATATTCCAAAGGCAGGGGGCAAGACCCGACCTTTGGGTATTCCCACGGTAAGCGATAGGATAGCACAACAAGTGGTGAAGCAGTACCTTGAACCTAGGTTGGAATCCATATTTTCAGAAAACTCTTATGGATACCGTCCCAACAGGAGTGCACATTCGGCTATTGAAGTTGTACGTCGAAACGTACTACGATACAGCTGGGTGATAGATCTGGATATACAGGAATTCTTTGAGAATGTAGACCATGGTCTTCTGTTGAAAGCTTTGGAACGCCATGTTTCGGAGAAGTGGGTGTTGCTCTACATCAAACGGTGGCTGGAAGCTCCAGTAATACTAGAAGATGGAACGGTTAAAATATCCACGGGCAAAGGAACACCTCAAGGAGGGGTGACCAGCCCACTTTTGTCTAATCTATATATGCATTACTGTGTGGACAAATGGTTAGAGCAATACCATCCACAGGTAAAGATGGTGCGTTATGCAGATGACTTGATTGTACATTGTAGAAGTTATGAGGCAGCTGTCCATACACTTGAAGTTCTAAAAGAACGTCTGACAGAGTGCGGTCTGACCGCGCATCCTGAAAAGACTAAAATAGTGTACTGTAAGAAGGATGGCAGAGACCTCAAAGGGTATCCTGTACAATTCGATTTCTTAGGATTCAGCTTTCAACCGATAAGGTTCAGATTGAAAAAGGGAGGAAGCTTCCTTCAATTTGATTGTAAGATGAGCAGAAAATCTAAAGTTCGAATCACGGGAGAACTCCGTAAACTTGCTTTCCATAACAAAACTCAACGTGGGATACAGGATCTGGCAAATCTGCTGAACCCCAAGATCCGTGGTTGGGTTCGGTATTATGGAAAGATAAGTCGTAGGAGTCTGCAACCTCTTTTCTATTACCTACACAATCGTATGCTCGGATGGATATTGAACAAGTATAAACGCTTCAAAGGAAGCAAAATCAAAGCTGTAAAATGGCTTAGGTTTATTACAAAATCATATCCAAATCTGTTCTATCATTGGGAACTGGGGTACAAATTGGTCTAAATTTATTTAGACATTATCGACTGTATAACAAGAGCCGTATGAATCGAGAGGTTCACGTACGGTTCTGTGAGAGGTTTAGGGGTGAAACTCCCCTTTACCTACTCGACTGTAGCTAGTTTTTTTTATAATATACTATTTTTCTTCTTGTTGTG
This genomic stretch from Cellulophaga algicola DSM 14237 harbors:
- a CDS encoding adenylate kinase family protein: MNILIFGPPLAGKGTQSKKIINDFGVTHLSTGDVLRQEKTQKSELGIKASEYSSKGLLAPDDLVAQIVKKFYLNNKSEKGILFDGYPRNIEQAKK
- a CDS encoding transposase encodes the protein MSAATVVGETLGFESIVNAKQLTSYAGYDVVLRKLGSFKGKTRISEKGNSHIRAVLHMPSMTCVRCNPTLKLFYNRFEAK
- the ltrA gene encoding group II intron reverse transcriptase/maturase; its protein translation is MIFKEQTKSIPITKEMVWESYKKVKSNRGSAGIDHQTLSEFDSVRSKELYKVWNRLASGSYFAPAVKRVNIPKAGGKTRPLGIPTVSDRIAQQVVKQYLEPRLESIFSENSYGYRPNRSAHSAIEVVRRNVLRYSWVIDLDIQEFFENVDHGLLLKALERHVSEKWVLLYIKRWLEAPVILEDGTVKISTGKGTPQGGVISPLLSNLYMHYCVDKWLEQYHPQVKMVRYADDLIVHCRSYEAAVHTLEVLKERLTECGLTAHPEKTKIVYCKKDGRDLKGYPVQFDFLGFSFQPIRFRLKKGGSFLQFDCKMSRKSKVRITGELRKLAFHNKTQRGIQDLANLLNPKIRGWVRYYGKISRRSLQPLFYYLHNRMLGWILNKYKRFKGSKIKAVKWLRFITKSYPNLFYHWELGYKLV
- the ltrA gene encoding group II intron reverse transcriptase/maturase, yielding MIFKEQTKSIPITKEMMWESYKKVKSNRGSAGIDHQTLSEFDSVRSKELYKVWNRLASGSYFAPAVKRVNIPKAGGKTRPLGIPTVSDRIAQQVVKQYLEPRLESIFSENSYGYRPNRSAHSAIEVVRRNVLRYSWVIDLDIQEFFENVDHGLLLKALERHVSEKWVLLYIKRWLEAPVILEDGTVKISTGKGTPQGGVTSPLLSNLYMHYCVDKWLEQYHPQVKMVRYADDLIVHCRSYEAAVHTLEVLKERLTECGLTAHPEKTKIVYCKKDGRDLKGYPVQFDFLGFSFQPIRFRLKKGGSFLQFDCKMSRKSKVRITGELRKLAFHNKTQRGIQDLANLLNPKIRGWVRYYGKISRRSLQPLFYYLHNRMLGWILNKYKRFKGSKIKAVKWLRFITKSYPNLFYHWELGYKLV
- a CDS encoding Crp/Fnr family transcriptional regulator, producing the protein MNEYLKLFNLFTDIEINDFLKLSQTILLKKGDLYINNNEICDSIAFVKSGIFRSYYYSNNDDEITYCFTFPNKLLMAYSSFISQKKSEENIQALTDAEIISIPKATLENLAKSNSNWLRFLKIIAEKEYVELEKWIFNHQKDKAQQRYLDLITTQPEYIKEIPLHYIASYLGVTQRHLSRIRANITY
- a CDS encoding short chain dehydrogenase, which produces MKTIILIGANGKMGQAALTGLGKHKIITAGRSADSYDFQVDITSEASLRKLYEDVGHFDAVVNTVGVCEYANFTKMTEEQWMSTILSKMMGQINIVRIGQEYIADKGSFTLITGILNTKPIPFAIADATTSGAIDTFVKCVAFEMPRGIRVNSINPTVLEEAWDVYGEMMPGFEPVPGKLVGKAFERSVDGFITGQVIFVDA